A stretch of DNA from Rhizobium sp. EC-SD404:
CATCCTAGACATTGTAGCGGAGCGTCCGGCACTAACGCGGGCTTTCTGGTGGACCATGTTGGTCGATGAGGCCGTCCTGCGGGAGTGGGTGACCAACATAGGGGCCCGAGATGCGAAGTTGCGAATCGCGCATCTTTTCTGCGAAGTTCATGCACGCCTGGAAGCTGTCGGGCTCGTCAGCGAGGGAACATTCAAGCTCCCGATGACGCAGCAGGAGCTGGCCGATACGGTTGGTCTATCGATCGTGCACGTAAACCGCAGTTTGAGGGTTTTACGTGAACGCGGCCTCGCCTCGTTCCGCAACCAAATCGTTGAAATCCCATGTGTTGATCGATTGAGAAAGTTCTCCGATTTCGAGGCGAGTTATCTGCACCTTAATCCGGCTCCAAGAGCGCAATCGGTCTCTTGCTAAAACTACAGTGCTCCGACTGAACCTAATCAGATTGGCGCCAGAAGCCTAGCACACGGCCGCACGCTACCTCCTAAAAGCGTTGCGCCTGGAAGTAGCCTCCCCACCGACATTGCCGGGATGGTATGCGGCAGCGAGCTGCAGCGCTCCGACATGTGGAGTTTATAGCGATCAAGCTACGTGTCGTGGCGGAAAATTGGAAATGGTGACTTGTGTCAGTTACAGCGAGACGGTTTCACTCGCCTGGTTCATTTCCAGCAAGATCGTGATTGCTTGCCGGGCAGTCGCTGTGGTTTGGAGCGACGGTTTCGCCCGACTACATGGACCGCTTTCAAACGTAGAGCATTAAGAGGCGAACGAGCGTCTGCGCGGTCCAGCACGGATGCCTGCGCAAGCCAGTGACTCGCTACGCAGCAAGCCAAAGCCTAATCATCCGATTGGTGGTGCGGATGGTCGTTGGCTAAACGGAAAGCTATTATGCGATCAGTGACCACTGAGCTCGCCCAAGCCGGGCGATACATCGAAGTTGACAGTGCATTTCAGCACATGTTCACCAGCTGTGTTACGTACGCGTATAATGAAGCGCCGCCGCGTACTGTCTGGCAATGCTTCGCGCACCATATCGGCCATTCCGCACACGGCCGCACGACGTGCAGCCGAGAGCGTGCCGAATTCCAATCCGTCGGGGTCATGATCATGACGTTCACCATCAGTGACGTCGAAAAAATATCGGTCCATTAGGATCTCCGAGAGGATGGCCGTCACAGACGAGCATATATCTCGCTGAGCGCGCCCGGTCCCTATAGTAAGCAAAGCCGGAACGCCCCCAACTTGTTCCGGTCATATCTCGTATCGCGACTGAGGCCACGTTCGTCGCTCCGCTTGGTTGTTGAGTCGGTGAATCCCGCCATACGATGACAACGCCTGAGCGCGAAATTCCCTGTAAGTCGAACTGGCGGACGGATTCACCCATAATCGGCTGTCATGACTCTGTGACGCTCTGATGTCATAGATTAATGACAGCCTATTTCGCTGCTGATAGGAAGCACCTTTGAAACGAAGGAGGCTCTCAATGACCGAGACCATGCTTACTCCAGCCTCCGTCGATCTCCTTAGTCTGTTGTTGAGGGATGGCGGTCTGCCTGCGAAGGACAAGCGTGTCGATCCAATGACGGCTGTCGACTTGATGGACGAGGGATATTTGAGCATCAGCATTCGCGATGCATCGTTGTCGCTGACGGACAAGGGGCGGCATTTCCTCGATATACAGGAGCGGCTCGATCGGATGTCTAATCCGAGATAGCGAATGCTCCCATCCTTGCGTCTGAGGCAATGAAGCGTGTTGCGAGAATTCGTGCGAGCTTTTCTCCATTCTTGAACGGTGCCCAACCGTTGCGCGGCACTGGGCATGGCGTGCCACACGTGTTTGCTTGTGCCCGGTCTTACAATGGCACGCTCGCCGGCCAGAACGACCTTCCCGCATTGCAGAGGAAGCCGGCGTCCTTGGTTGCTACTCCGCAGCTCGGCCAGCTTTCTGAAGCTCCTCATGGCGGATTCTGTCAGCGAGTTGAAGAAGCTTGGCTATCGTCCTGATCTTTGGAGTTGCCAAAAAATTGCATTCTATTGGACGGTGCGGGGCAATGATTTCTTCGGTTCTTACACGACAGACAGCAGCGGGTGTCAGTTGATACCAATGAGGAAAAGCTGGTGATTGCTTTTTGCAAAGAAAACAGGTTATCGAGATTTTTGTTCTTGATTCAATCTTGATTTGTTCGGATTACATGAGCTGGATCAATATCAGCTCTTTCACAGAGGCTGGCGCTTAGCTGATCGGTCACGTCGCGAGTGCGTAATGCGTCCATTGGGGTTTTGACGTAGCCGGCCAGACGGCGGCTGGAGACGGATAGCCCTGAAACGCAACGTTTTGCCAATTGTGGCCGGACGTCCAGCTTGCCCTATGTCCTGCCGTTCAGATGATCGCTACGATGAACCTGTAAGGTGGATGTACGGCCGGAGTGATTAGACGGCGCTTTCGGGGCGGGAAGCGAAATGACACCGGACGGCCGCTTCAAAGAACCATTGGGAGCCCTTCGTTCTGATCCCCCAAGCGTCTTGGGCGGCCGAGCTTCTGCGGCCGTTGCTGCTGACACCTTACCGATCGTCGCGCGGCCAGCGAAAGCCCTGGGCTGAAGCCGCCATCTCGGCAAGAAGCAATTGATGCACACATAACCTTAACCAGTGTTTGCGAATACATGAATGGAGATCACCACGACCTGGGAGGGAAAATGCTGTTCATGCGACGCAAGAATTCCCCGACCCCGCCATCTTGGGAAGAGGCTCTTTTCAACCTCACGGATGTGATCATAGTCGTGGCTGCAATTGCGATCTTAGGCAGAGCATGTTGTTCGATTTTCGGCCGTTGATCGAGGAGGCGCAGGCAGAGCAGCATTCACGGTCCGAAGAGCGCCATGGTGGTTCGGTAAAGGTGGCTGCGAGCCCCCGCAACCAAATCAAATAAACCAGATCGATAAAGCCCCAGCATCAGCCCTGGGGCTTTTTTGCATTCCAACAGCACCCAACGCGAGGATCGCTCCAGGCTCGCCAACGAGCTCGATCGCAGTCCGCCATCATCCTGGATCATGCGGATTGCAGACAGAAGAGCGCGCACGCGCGAATGCTGCAAATGACCTAGTCTTTTCGGCTTTATGCTTTCCTCTCTAACAATCGTGCCGCGATAGCGCTGCCGATTGCTGCAACAACTCACGCGCGATTTTAACGAATTTGCAATCGACCCTCATTAGCTTGTTCCTGGCGGGTGAGACCTACCTTGAGGCCATGAGCGCCATTGACCGCGATGATCATCTTCCGGCAGATCTGACATGTGGTCGTCCGAAACTCGGCGTCGAGCGGTAACTCCTTGAACCTGAGCCTTTGACAGCTTCTGCCCCTTGCAGGCTTGGGGACCTTCAATGAAATTCTTCACAAACGCTCCGGTACGAGCGAAAATTTTGGCGCTCGTCATTGCGCTCGCCGTGACGTCCGTGGGCGGCGCCGCATTCATGGCCCATGAGGCCAACTCGTCGAGCTCAACTTTCCTGGAATTCATCGAGGCCGATATCGAGGCAACGTCGATGGTGTCGCGTGCAACGAGAAACCTTCAGTCTGTCGCCTATCGCTCGTACCAAGCGCTCGACAGCGAGCCTGGATCGCCAGCCCATGCGGTCGCGCTGGAAAGCTACGAGGGCAATGCCGAGCAGATGATAGATCGGCTTTCACGAGCCATCGAACTGATGCCGGCCGAAACGACCGTGCTTTCCGCGCTTCGCGAGCGCGCGGGGCAGGTCGTGGAAGGAACCGGCAGCGCCATCGATCTCGATAGTGACGGCAACAATGAAGCGGCACGAACAGCCTTGATCGCGACCGATCTGCTCATCGACGAGCTCACGACCGATCTCCGAGTTTGGAGTGAGACGATGTCGGATACCATCCAGGGGCAAAGCAGTGCCTTGAAAGTGGAAAGCGATCGCTTGACGCTCATCACCGTCGGCTCCCTGATTACGCTTTCGGTGGCCATGGCAATTGTGTCTTTGATTGTTTCCACCGTGGGCATCACGCGCCCCATCGCGGCGTTGAAGGCGCGTATGCAGTCCTTGGCGGAGGGCGATCGGGAGCAAGAGGTCCCTGGACTGAGCCGAGGTGATGAAATCGGCAAGATGGCGGATGCCGTTGAAGCATTTCGGCAGGCGGCAATCGAGAAGGTCCGTCTGGAAGACGAGGCCCTTGAAGCGCGAGGCAGCAGCGAAGCACAAAGGTTGGAGCGCGAGCGCCAGAAGGCCGAACAAGCTGCCGAAGTTCAAGTGGTGGTCGACGCCCTCGCCGAAGGACTCGGGAAACTTGCAAATGGCGATCTCGGCTTTCAGCTCGATCAACCCTTTGCAGGCGATATGGACAAGCTGCGCTCCGACTTCAACAACGCGGTCACCCGATTGAATTCGGCAATGGTGTCGGTCACCGAAAACGCGCGCGCCATTCATTCGGGCTCTGAAGAAATACGGGTCGCAGCGGACGATTTGTCCCGCCGCACGGAGCAGCAAGCAGCGTCGGTCGAAGAAACGGCTGCCGCCTTGGAAGAGATCACCACCACCGTCGCCGACAGCACGAAGCGGGCAGAAGAAGCCAGAAACCTCGTGTCGAAGACCAGGATCGAAGCCGAGCGCTCGGGCGACGTTGTGAACAATGCCATCGTTGCGATGAGCGCGATCGAGAAATCGTCGACCGAGATTTCCAACATCATCGGCCTGATCGACGACATCGCGTTTCAGACCAATCTGTTGGCGCTCAATGCCGGCGT
This window harbors:
- a CDS encoding Crp/Fnr family transcriptional regulator, which gives rise to MNAFVRKLECYRSLNDSDRALVKALTGKARLAERHTDLVEEGVPTNVVHVILNGWAIRHKTVRGGRRQIFGCLVPGDICDLHAALLDEMDHTVSTVSDCVIAEIRRPDILDIVAERPALTRAFWWTMLVDEAVLREWVTNIGARDAKLRIAHLFCEVHARLEAVGLVSEGTFKLPMTQQELADTVGLSIVHVNRSLRVLRERGLASFRNQIVEIPCVDRLRKFSDFEASYLHLNPAPRAQSVSC
- a CDS encoding HAMP domain-containing methyl-accepting chemotaxis protein yields the protein MKFFTNAPVRAKILALVIALAVTSVGGAAFMAHEANSSSSTFLEFIEADIEATSMVSRATRNLQSVAYRSYQALDSEPGSPAHAVALESYEGNAEQMIDRLSRAIELMPAETTVLSALRERAGQVVEGTGSAIDLDSDGNNEAARTALIATDLLIDELTTDLRVWSETMSDTIQGQSSALKVESDRLTLITVGSLITLSVAMAIVSLIVSTVGITRPIAALKARMQSLAEGDREQEVPGLSRGDEIGKMADAVEAFRQAAIEKVRLEDEALEARGSSEAQRLERERQKAEQAAEVQVVVDALAEGLGKLANGDLGFQLDQPFAGDMDKLRSDFNNAVTRLNSAMVSVTENARAIHSGSEEIRVAADDLSRRTEQQAASVEETAAALEEITTTVADSTKRAEEARNLVSKTRIEAERSGDVVNNAIVAMSAIEKSSTEISNIIGLIDDIAFQTNLLALNAGVEAARAGEAGRGFAVVAQEVRELAQRSARAATEIKVLINASGQQVKSGVALVGETGQALSTIVREVQEINEHVAAIAESAREQSVGLREINTAVNSIDQGTQQNAAMVEQSTAASHSLAQEAAALNELIAQFKVADGYTSPARSPSRAPAIASDRAKSVDSPARKLGRKLATAFGGGSTAAAVDQSRETWEEF